The genome window GTCACGGCGCCCGGGGCGGTCGCGGCACCCGCCGCGACCGCGCGAACCCCGGTGCCCAGCGCGGTCGAGCCCAGACCGGCCGCCGGGACGGCAGCGGCGGCCGGCACGCTGCCCCGGACCGCGACACCAGGTCAGGTGCCAGGTACACCGACCGAGGCGAACGGGACAGGAGCGGAAGCCGCGCCCGGGACGTTTGCCGATCCCGAGGGGCCCGGCGAGAACTGGGCCTACGTCGACGCCGCGCAGAAAGGCGACAGCGACGCGTTCGGCAAGCTCTACGACCAGTACTCCCAGGTCGTCTACCGCTACGTGCTGTTCAGGGTCAGCGACCACTGCCTGGCCGAGGACATCACCAGCGAGACCTTCCTGCGCGCGCTGCGCCGGATCGCCTCGGTCAGCTACCAGGGCCGGGACGTCGCGGCCTGGTTCATCACCATCGCCAAGAACCTGATCTTCGACCACATCAAGTCCGGCCGGAACCGCCTGGAGGTGCCCACCGCAGACCTGGCCGAGACTCCGTCGCAACGCAGGCCGTACCAGGTCGGGCCGGAGCACCACGTGCTCAGCGAGGTGACCAACCGCGAGCTGCTGCGCAGCGTCTGCCGTCTCAACACCGACCAGCGCGAATGCATCCGGCTGCGGTTCTTCCAGGGCCTGTCGGTCACCGAGACGGCGGCCCGGATGAACCGCAACGAGGGTGCGATCAAGGCGCTCCAGCACCGCGCGATCCGGCGCCTCGCCCAGCTCCTGCCCGACGACGTGCGCTGAGCGGCGGGCGAGTTACCACAGCCACGGCAACCCGGTTGAACACAGGCTTTAAGCTAGGGCCCTGCTGTTCGGGCCTGCCGAGCCCGGATCCCAGCCCTGGGCTACCAGGACGACACGAACACCGGAGGAACCCCGGGAGGCGCGGCGGTGCCGACACGTCAGGGCTCAGCCGATGGCGCGAGCCACGACGGCGAGCAGGATCTTCACGTTCCCGATCCGATGGACAGCGCCAAGGTCGCCGGTCGTGCGTCTGCCGAGGCCGCCGTCGCCGCGGCCGGGCTGCCGGACGGCTCGCTGGCCGCGCCGCCGGACCTCACCGCGGCGGCGTTCTTCGACGTCGACAACACGATGATGATGGGCGCCTCGCTGTTCCACTTCGCCAGGGGGATGGCCGCCCGCAAGTTCCTGACCGCCTCCGACCTGGCCGGGTTCGCCTGGCAGCAGCTCAAGTTCCGCATCGGCGGCCGGGAGAACCCGCAGGACGTCAAGGCCAGCAGGGAGCACGCGCTGTCGTTCGTGCGCGGTCGTGCGGTGCAGGAGCTGGTCGAGCTCAGCGAGGAGATCTACGACGAGCTGATGGCCGACCGGATCTGGGCGGGCACCCGGGCGCTGGCGCAGATGCACCTCGACGCCGGGCAGCGGGTGTGGCTGGTCACCGCGACGCCGGTGCAGCTCGCGCAGATCATCGCCCGCAGGCTCGGGCTCACCGGCGCGCTGGGCACGGTCGCCGAGAGCGAGGACGGCGTGTTCACCGGCCGGCTCGTCGGGGAGATGCTGCACGGCAGGGCGAAGGCGCACGCGGTGCGTGCGCTGGCGGCGAGCGAGGGCCTGGACCTGCGGCGCTGCACGGCCTATTCGGACTCCTCCAACGACGTCCCGATGCTGTCGGCGGTCGGCACCGCGGTCGCGGTCAACCCCGACCAGCGGTTGCGGGACATCGCGCGCACCCGGGGGTGGGAGATCCGCGACTTCCGCACCGGCCGCAAGGCGGCCAAGATCGGGCTCAACTCGATCGCCGGGGCCAGCGCGGTCGCCGGGGCGATCGCGGCCGGGCTCGCCTACCGGCGCCGCGACCGCTCCTGACACCTGCCGCGTCGGCGGCGTGCCGCCCGGAGCCGGCCCGCTCAGGTGGCTCAGCAGCCGCGCGGCAAGCCGCGGGCTGAACAGGGTGTCGTCCGCCGTCGCCTCCCGCATCGATGTCCACAGTGGACAGATGGGCGAGGTGGGGCATCTGCAGAGGGCAGCCGAACGGGAGCACCGAACTTCGGCGCGTTCGCTGAATCATGTAGCGGCGGGCAGTCCGGGCCGCGAACGTCCTCGCCTACCTGCCATCGCAGTGACAGGTGCAATCCCGCCCGAGGTCCCGCGGTCACAGGTAGTCGCGCCAGAACGGGACCGTGGCCCGCGGCCGCCAGTCGTCTCCGCGCGGAGGTGGCGGGACCTCGAACTCCCGGCGCACGTAGTCGGCGAGGTCGGTGCCGTAGTAGATGCAGTCCGCGCCGTACAGGGACAGGACGGGATGGCCGTAGAAGCCGCGCCCCGCCGGCAAGTAGCGGTGGGCGTAAACGGGCACGATGGCCGGCGCCCGCGCCACGTGCACCTTCGCCACCTCGACCGCTTCCTCCGGCGTGTCCGGACGCGGCCCCCAGCTCTGCCGCCAGTGCCCGTGCCGGACGTCGAACAGCAGGAGGTCGGCGGCTCTGCCGATCTGCGCGCGTAGTTGCCCGGGGTCGCCGTTCCGCCAGTCAGGCCAGGAGCCGGGCCGCTCCCGCCCCGGCCCGCCCACCGGCAGCCCCACCGCGAGGAAGGCGCGGTGGTCGGTGGCGAACTCGAAGCCGTGGCGGGCCTCGACTCGGTCGATCTCGGCGTCGGTCAACCCCGGCTCGATCTCGCAGCGGCCGAGCTCGGCGAGCCGGCGCGCCGCCTCCTCGCCGATGCGGGTGCCTTCGTCGTCGGTCACCCGGCCAGATTGCCAGCCGTCGCAAGGGCCCGTCAGCCGTCCCGGCTCGGCCTGGCCAGCGTGCAGACCAGCTCGCCGTCCTCCTCCACCGCCACGATCGTGTCGCCCGGTTCGACGTCGCCCTTGAGCAGCAGGTGCGAGATGCGGTTGTCCAGCTCCGCCTGGATGGTGCGGCG of Saccharopolyspora erythraea contains these proteins:
- a CDS encoding sigma-70 family RNA polymerase sigma factor; amino-acid sequence: MPRTATPGQVPGTPTEANGTGAEAAPGTFADPEGPGENWAYVDAAQKGDSDAFGKLYDQYSQVVYRYVLFRVSDHCLAEDITSETFLRALRRIASVSYQGRDVAAWFITIAKNLIFDHIKSGRNRLEVPTADLAETPSQRRPYQVGPEHHVLSEVTNRELLRSVCRLNTDQRECIRLRFFQGLSVTETAARMNRNEGAIKALQHRAIRRLAQLLPDDVR
- a CDS encoding HAD family hydrolase; this encodes MDSAKVAGRASAEAAVAAAGLPDGSLAAPPDLTAAAFFDVDNTMMMGASLFHFARGMAARKFLTASDLAGFAWQQLKFRIGGRENPQDVKASREHALSFVRGRAVQELVELSEEIYDELMADRIWAGTRALAQMHLDAGQRVWLVTATPVQLAQIIARRLGLTGALGTVAESEDGVFTGRLVGEMLHGRAKAHAVRALAASEGLDLRRCTAYSDSSNDVPMLSAVGTAVAVNPDQRLRDIARTRGWEIRDFRTGRKAAKIGLNSIAGASAVAGAIAAGLAYRRRDRS